The following proteins are encoded in a genomic region of Burkholderia cepacia:
- a CDS encoding sulfite exporter TauE/SafE family protein, translating into MQIHTLTIIVLVFLLAGAVKGMIGLGLPTIAMGLLTLAMPPSAAASLLLVPSFITNVWQLWLGPSFGPLLRRLWPLLAGLTIGTLAGGLPALAAGSTWTHAALGVVLILYGLWGLAAARLPAPGRHEKWLSAVVGYLTGVVTAATGVFVVPAVPYLQALRLSKDDLIQALGLSFTASTIALGLQLHVSGALQTVDLGVSALALVPALAGMAGGQYARRVMSEKAFKRCFFVGLIALGAYMAAAGWL; encoded by the coding sequence ATGCAAATTCATACGCTGACGATCATCGTGCTGGTGTTCCTGCTCGCCGGCGCGGTCAAGGGCATGATCGGGCTCGGACTGCCGACGATCGCGATGGGGCTGCTGACGCTCGCGATGCCGCCGTCGGCCGCGGCCAGCCTGCTGCTCGTGCCGTCGTTCATCACCAACGTGTGGCAGTTGTGGCTCGGCCCGTCGTTCGGGCCGTTGCTGCGCCGGCTGTGGCCGCTGCTCGCCGGTCTGACGATCGGCACGCTGGCGGGCGGCCTGCCCGCGCTCGCGGCCGGCAGCACGTGGACGCACGCGGCGCTCGGCGTCGTGCTGATCCTCTACGGGCTGTGGGGGCTGGCCGCTGCACGCTTGCCCGCGCCGGGTCGCCACGAGAAATGGCTGTCGGCCGTGGTCGGCTACCTGACGGGCGTCGTGACGGCCGCGACCGGCGTGTTCGTCGTGCCGGCCGTGCCTTATCTGCAGGCGCTGCGCTTGTCGAAGGACGACCTGATCCAGGCGCTCGGGCTGTCGTTCACCGCGTCGACGATCGCGCTTGGCCTGCAGCTGCACGTGTCGGGCGCGTTGCAGACGGTCGACCTCGGTGTGTCGGCACTCGCGCTCGTGCCGGCGTTGGCGGGGATGGCGGGCGGGCAGTATGCGCGACGCGTGATGAGCGAGAAGGCGTTCAAGCGTTGCTTCTTCGTCGGGCTGATCGCGCTCGGCGCGTATATGGCAGCAGCCGGGTGGCTGTGA
- a CDS encoding ester cyclase, whose translation MTETDLATRYRAYIDCLNRQDWPALGEYVSDDVIHNDRPLGLAGYRAMLEQDYRDIPDLRFDIRLLACEPPRIACRLRFACSPKGTFMGLAVDGRKVTFAENVFYEFHDGKIRQVWSVIDKAAIEAQL comes from the coding sequence ATGACCGAAACCGATCTCGCCACCCGCTATCGCGCGTATATCGACTGCCTGAACCGCCAGGACTGGCCGGCGCTCGGCGAGTACGTCTCCGACGACGTGATCCACAACGACCGGCCGCTCGGCCTCGCCGGCTACCGCGCGATGCTCGAACAGGACTACCGCGACATTCCCGATCTCCGCTTCGACATCCGGTTGCTCGCGTGCGAGCCACCTCGCATCGCGTGCCGGCTGCGCTTCGCCTGTTCGCCGAAGGGGACGTTCATGGGGCTCGCTGTCGACGGCCGGAAGGTCACCTTCGCCGAGAACGTGTTCTACGAATTTCATGACGGCAAGATCCGCCAGGTCTGGTCGGTGATCGACAAGGCGGCGATCGAGGCGCAGCTTTAG
- a CDS encoding peptidoglycan DD-metalloendopeptidase family protein, giving the protein MKTREIYRNAAWLPGLAAVLVMAGCAGTQSVPPSDTLAGSSSGQPAAAPSATASATLPPAPILVAQKYVVKRGDTLSGIASANDCSVADLRTWNKMTANGRLRMGQVLRIVKQQPLPPAGAAGTQTAAGNGAADGHATAQTTASNANDRQVVKETKRHAGGVALKWPASGKIVDGFRPGQNRGIQIAGRPGDPVRAAADGRVMYAGTGLNDYGSLIIVQHNADFLTAYAHNRKLLVKTGDIVRQGDEIAEMGDLDNSRVALLFEVRRDGKPVNPMPYLPSSQG; this is encoded by the coding sequence ATGAAAACGCGCGAGATTTACCGCAACGCGGCGTGGCTGCCAGGCCTGGCAGCCGTGCTCGTCATGGCCGGTTGTGCAGGCACGCAGTCCGTCCCGCCGAGCGATACGCTGGCAGGCTCGTCGTCGGGCCAGCCGGCTGCCGCGCCGTCGGCTACCGCGTCCGCCACGCTGCCGCCGGCGCCGATTCTCGTCGCGCAGAAGTACGTCGTGAAGCGTGGCGACACGCTGTCGGGCATCGCGTCCGCGAACGACTGCAGCGTTGCCGACCTGCGCACCTGGAACAAGATGACCGCGAACGGCCGGCTGCGGATGGGGCAGGTGCTGCGCATCGTCAAACAGCAACCGCTGCCGCCGGCGGGCGCGGCCGGTACGCAAACGGCCGCGGGCAACGGGGCCGCGGATGGTCATGCAACTGCGCAAACCACTGCATCGAACGCGAACGATCGCCAGGTCGTCAAGGAAACGAAACGTCATGCGGGCGGCGTCGCGCTCAAGTGGCCCGCCAGCGGCAAGATCGTCGACGGGTTCCGGCCGGGGCAGAACCGCGGCATCCAGATCGCCGGCCGGCCGGGCGACCCCGTGCGCGCCGCGGCCGACGGCCGCGTGATGTATGCGGGCACCGGCCTGAACGATTACGGCAGCCTGATCATCGTCCAGCACAACGCGGATTTCCTGACCGCGTATGCACACAACCGCAAGCTGCTCGTGAAGACGGGCGACATCGTGCGCCAGGGCGACGAGATCGCCGAGATGGGCGACCTCGACAACTCGCGCGTCGCGCTGCTGTTCGAGGTGCGGCGCGACGGCAAGCCGGTGAATCCGATGCCGTACCTGCCTTCGTCGCAAGGGTGA
- the bla gene encoding class A beta-lactamase encodes MEHSPTRRSLLLAAVAAPFVAACTSAPVADQGRAHTAQAELAALEKASNGRLGVAALDTSNGVRIAHHARERFPLCGTYAVMAAAAVLARGSLDASLLPRRILYRRYEVVSGSPITESHVDTGMTIAQLCEAMLQAGDKGAGNLLMGVLGGPQAVTSFARESGDTTFRLDRWEPELNKAAPADERDTSTPVAMVDTLQRLLLGNTLQEPQRTQLTEWMVGGARGATGIAAGVPPGWRIADKAGTGGYGTTTDIAVLWPPSRAPIVMAVSFTQQQADAAARADVVASAARIAAGALTATA; translated from the coding sequence ATGGAACACTCTCCGACACGCCGCTCGCTGTTGCTTGCCGCCGTCGCCGCGCCGTTCGTCGCCGCGTGCACGTCCGCGCCGGTGGCCGACCAGGGGCGCGCCCACACCGCACAAGCCGAACTGGCCGCGCTCGAAAAAGCATCGAACGGCCGGCTCGGCGTCGCCGCGCTCGATACGTCGAACGGCGTACGCATCGCCCACCACGCGCGCGAACGCTTCCCGCTGTGCGGCACGTATGCCGTCATGGCGGCCGCCGCGGTGCTCGCGCGCGGTTCGCTCGACGCGTCGCTGCTGCCGCGCCGCATCCTGTATCGCCGCTATGAAGTGGTGTCGGGCTCGCCGATTACCGAAAGCCACGTCGACACGGGCATGACGATCGCGCAGCTGTGCGAGGCGATGCTGCAGGCGGGCGACAAGGGTGCGGGCAACCTGCTGATGGGCGTGCTCGGCGGCCCGCAGGCCGTCACGTCGTTCGCGCGCGAGAGCGGCGACACGACGTTCCGCCTCGATCGCTGGGAGCCCGAACTGAACAAGGCCGCGCCCGCCGACGAACGCGACACGTCGACGCCGGTCGCGATGGTCGACACGCTGCAGCGGCTGCTGCTTGGCAACACGCTGCAGGAGCCGCAGCGCACGCAGCTGACCGAATGGATGGTCGGCGGCGCGCGCGGCGCGACCGGCATCGCGGCGGGCGTGCCGCCGGGCTGGCGCATCGCGGACAAGGCCGGGACCGGCGGTTACGGCACGACAACCGACATAGCGGTGCTGTGGCCGCCGTCGCGCGCGCCGATCGTGATGGCCGTATCGTTCACGCAGCAGCAGGCCGACGCGGCGGCCCGCGCGGACGTCGTCGCGTCGGCGGCACGCATCGCGGCGGGTGCGCTGACCGCGACGGCCTGA
- a CDS encoding LysR substrate-binding domain-containing protein, which yields MRRLPPLHALQIFSTVARHRSFTRAAEQLCITQGAVSRQIQTLEAHYGFPLFKRHAKGLTLTAEGEQLLPVVNESFARIEDISMKLTRQRTDLALMVPTCVMRWMLPRIMRFQGEHPDLHVQITTAWQHVVDFSTEPFDAAIVYGTSPGPGVIALPLFDERLTPICSPELRQASPLDAVGDLARHTLLHPTRDHRDWRAWLDHAGERSVDPARGPTFDTLDLATNAAMQGFGVAIGDVMLVDDDVSARRLERPFDIVLETGARYFFVYPEAIGSQQKIRAFSDWIARHRD from the coding sequence ATGCGCCGACTTCCGCCCCTGCACGCGCTGCAGATCTTCTCGACCGTGGCTCGCCACCGCAGCTTCACGCGCGCGGCCGAGCAGCTGTGCATCACGCAGGGCGCGGTGAGCCGGCAGATCCAGACGCTGGAGGCGCATTACGGCTTTCCGCTGTTCAAGCGGCATGCGAAGGGCCTGACGCTGACGGCGGAGGGTGAACAACTGCTGCCGGTCGTCAACGAGAGCTTCGCGCGGATCGAGGACATCTCGATGAAGCTCACGCGGCAGCGTACCGATCTCGCGCTGATGGTGCCGACCTGCGTGATGCGCTGGATGCTGCCGCGCATCATGCGTTTCCAGGGCGAGCACCCCGATCTCCATGTGCAGATCACGACCGCCTGGCAGCACGTCGTCGATTTCTCGACCGAGCCGTTCGATGCGGCGATCGTCTACGGCACGTCGCCGGGCCCGGGCGTGATCGCGCTGCCGTTGTTCGACGAGCGGCTCACGCCCATTTGTTCGCCGGAATTGCGGCAGGCGTCGCCGCTCGATGCGGTCGGCGATCTCGCACGTCATACGCTGTTGCATCCGACGCGCGACCATCGCGACTGGCGCGCATGGCTCGATCATGCGGGCGAGCGCAGCGTCGATCCCGCGCGCGGGCCGACGTTCGACACGCTCGATCTCGCGACGAACGCCGCGATGCAGGGTTTCGGCGTCGCGATCGGCGATGTGATGCTCGTCGACGACGACGTCAGCGCACGCCGGCTCGAACGGCCATTCGACATCGTGCTCGAAACCGGCGCGCGCTACTTCTTCGTGTATCCCGAGGCCATCGGCAGCCAGCAGAAGATCCGCGCGTTCAGCGACTGGATCGCACGCCATCGCGACTGA
- a CDS encoding type 1 fimbrial protein codes for MKHRLFAASFVLAASLLATSSSFAGGTSGIIHFSGMIVEPPCSFALETADVAHAHVRPDCPRPASGQVAFVDAASLRTIKTTTFTQASRAIVLPDRPGRDHAPMIAVVTYQ; via the coding sequence ATGAAGCATCGCCTGTTCGCCGCCTCGTTCGTCCTGGCTGCCTCGCTTCTGGCCACGTCCTCGTCCTTTGCCGGCGGCACGTCCGGCATCATTCACTTCTCCGGCATGATCGTCGAGCCACCGTGCTCGTTCGCGCTCGAAACGGCCGATGTCGCTCACGCACACGTACGCCCCGACTGTCCGCGTCCCGCCAGCGGACAAGTCGCGTTCGTCGATGCGGCAAGCCTGCGCACGATCAAGACCACGACCTTTACGCAGGCCTCGCGCGCAATCGTTTTACCTGACCGTCCGGGCCGCGATCATGCACCGATGATCGCCGTCGTGACGTACCAGTAA
- a CDS encoding GlsB/YeaQ/YmgE family stress response membrane protein — protein MLQFIETLVVGLIVGLLARALKPDDDKMGIVMTTVLGIVGSLVAGYVGRAAGWYAPGQGAGWIASIIGAIVLLVVVGAIRKRAG, from the coding sequence ATGCTGCAATTCATCGAAACCCTGGTCGTCGGGCTCATCGTCGGCCTCCTCGCCCGCGCGCTCAAGCCCGACGACGACAAGATGGGCATCGTGATGACCACCGTGCTCGGCATCGTCGGCTCGCTGGTCGCCGGCTACGTCGGCCGCGCAGCCGGCTGGTACGCGCCGGGCCAGGGCGCAGGCTGGATCGCATCGATCATCGGCGCGATCGTGCTGCTCGTCGTTGTCGGCGCGATTCGCAAGCGCGCGGGCTGA
- a CDS encoding ABC transporter ATP-binding protein, which yields MIDVDHASIRFPTRTGHVDAVRDASFAVRDGEVFGLVGESGSGKSTLLRALTGLVPLASGSLSIDGRPVGGTPDRAFRRHVQMVFQDPYASLHPRFTVDQTLREPLSIHAIGDADARIARALSEVGLGPAFRFRYPHQLSGGQRQRVAIARALIVEPRVLLLDEPTSALDVSVQAEILNLLRRLHRERKLTMILVSHNLAVIGFLCQRVAVMQQGEIVEQLRIEDVRAGQVARDYTRTLLNATEGYRRLDPVAGAPAA from the coding sequence ATGATCGACGTCGATCACGCATCGATCCGTTTCCCGACCCGCACGGGTCACGTCGACGCCGTGCGCGACGCGAGCTTCGCGGTGCGCGACGGCGAAGTGTTCGGGCTCGTCGGCGAATCCGGTTCCGGCAAGTCGACACTGCTGCGCGCGCTGACGGGCCTCGTGCCGCTCGCGTCCGGCAGCCTGTCGATCGACGGACGGCCGGTCGGCGGCACGCCCGATCGCGCGTTTCGCCGCCACGTGCAGATGGTGTTCCAGGATCCGTACGCGTCGCTGCATCCGCGCTTCACGGTCGACCAGACACTGCGCGAGCCGCTGTCGATTCATGCGATCGGCGACGCCGATGCACGCATCGCCCGCGCGCTGTCCGAAGTCGGGCTCGGCCCCGCGTTCCGTTTCCGCTATCCGCACCAGTTGTCGGGCGGCCAGCGGCAGCGCGTCGCGATCGCGCGTGCCTTGATCGTCGAGCCGCGCGTGCTGCTGCTCGACGAACCGACGTCCGCGCTCGACGTGTCGGTGCAGGCCGAGATCCTGAACCTGCTGCGCCGCCTGCATCGCGAACGCAAGCTGACGATGATCCTCGTGAGCCACAACCTCGCGGTGATCGGCTTCCTGTGCCAGCGCGTCGCCGTGATGCAGCAGGGCGAGATCGTCGAGCAGCTCCGGATCGAGGACGTGCGCGCCGGGCAGGTTGCACGCGACTACACGCGCACGCTGCTGAATGCGACCGAAGGTTATCGCCGTCTCGACCCGGTGGCCGGCGCGCCGGCCGCCTGA
- a CDS encoding ABC transporter ATP-binding protein: MPMHSATAPAPLCEIDGLKIGFRGHDGVVTDAVRDLSLTLAPGERLGIVGESGSGKSLTGRALLGLLPDAARWSARTMRFAGHDLLAMSPRERRRLCGSQMGMILQDPKYSLNPVMTVAKQMGEAFRLHEPGLRGRALRERIVEALEAVQIRDPARVADAYPHELSGGMGQRVMIAMMVSTGPRLLIADEPTSALDVAVSMQVLAVLDAMIARHDTGLMFISHDLPLVMSFCDRVAVMYAGRVVETCAARDLRNASHPYTRGLLAANPPLANPPDELPVLRRDPAWLEPADRQEAAR, from the coding sequence ATGCCGATGCATTCCGCCACCGCGCCCGCGCCGCTCTGCGAGATCGACGGGCTGAAGATCGGCTTTCGCGGCCACGACGGCGTCGTCACCGACGCCGTGCGCGACCTGTCGCTGACGCTCGCGCCCGGCGAACGGCTCGGCATCGTCGGCGAATCGGGCTCCGGCAAATCGCTGACGGGCCGCGCGCTGCTCGGCCTGCTGCCCGACGCCGCGCGCTGGTCGGCACGCACGATGCGCTTCGCAGGCCACGACCTGCTCGCGATGTCGCCGCGCGAGCGCCGGCGGCTGTGCGGCAGCCAGATGGGCATGATCCTGCAGGACCCGAAATATTCGCTGAACCCGGTGATGACGGTCGCGAAGCAGATGGGTGAAGCGTTCCGGCTGCACGAGCCCGGGCTGCGCGGCCGCGCGCTGCGCGAACGGATCGTCGAAGCACTCGAGGCCGTGCAGATCCGCGACCCGGCACGCGTCGCCGATGCGTATCCGCACGAGCTGTCGGGCGGCATGGGCCAGCGTGTGATGATCGCGATGATGGTGTCGACCGGCCCGCGCCTGCTGATCGCCGACGAACCGACTTCGGCGCTCGACGTCGCGGTGTCGATGCAGGTGCTCGCGGTGCTCGACGCGATGATCGCGCGCCACGACACGGGCCTGATGTTCATCAGCCACGACCTGCCGCTCGTGATGTCGTTCTGCGACCGCGTCGCGGTGATGTATGCAGGCCGCGTGGTCGAAACCTGCGCCGCGCGCGACCTGCGCAACGCATCGCATCCCTATACGCGCGGGCTGCTCGCGGCGAACCCGCCACTCGCGAACCCGCCCGACGAACTGCCGGTGCTGCGCCGCGATCCGGCGTGGCTCGAGCCCGCCGACCGACAGGAGGCCGCACGATGA
- the nikC gene encoding nickel transporter permease: MNAERLTLRAWLLSDAPASRSQAALGLAYRRWRRFATNPLNLFGLAILVALIVVAIVGPLIMPHDPLRQVLSDRLLPPGSPSHWFGTDQLGRDILSRLIDGSRLTLGIALLVVVIVVPIGLLIGTTAGYCGGFVDSVLMRITDIALAFPKIVLALAFAAALGPGVINAVVAISITAWPAYARLARAETIRIAQADYIHAARLQGASGLRILLRYIMPMCMSSVIVRATLDMAGIILTVAGLGFLGLGAQPPSPEWGFMVASGRNVLLDAWWVATLPGIAILLVSLAFNLLGDGLRDVFDPRHGA; encoded by the coding sequence ATGAACGCCGAGCGCCTCACGCTGCGCGCGTGGCTGCTGTCCGATGCGCCCGCGTCGCGCTCGCAGGCCGCACTCGGCCTCGCGTACCGACGCTGGCGCCGGTTCGCCACGAATCCGCTCAACCTGTTCGGGCTCGCGATCCTCGTCGCGCTGATCGTCGTCGCGATCGTCGGCCCGCTGATCATGCCGCACGACCCGCTGCGCCAGGTGCTGTCCGACCGGCTGCTGCCGCCCGGCTCGCCGTCGCACTGGTTCGGCACCGACCAGCTCGGCCGCGACATCCTTTCGCGGCTGATCGACGGGTCGCGCCTGACGCTCGGCATCGCGCTGCTCGTCGTCGTGATCGTCGTGCCGATCGGCCTGCTGATCGGCACGACGGCCGGCTATTGCGGCGGCTTCGTCGACAGCGTGCTGATGCGCATCACCGACATCGCGCTCGCGTTCCCGAAGATCGTGCTCGCGCTCGCATTCGCTGCCGCGCTCGGGCCTGGCGTGATCAACGCGGTCGTCGCGATCTCGATCACCGCGTGGCCCGCGTATGCGCGGCTCGCACGCGCGGAGACGATCCGTATCGCACAGGCCGACTACATCCACGCCGCGCGGCTGCAGGGCGCGTCGGGCCTGCGCATCCTGCTGCGCTACATCATGCCGATGTGCATGTCGTCGGTGATCGTGCGCGCGACGCTCGACATGGCCGGCATCATCCTGACCGTCGCGGGCCTCGGCTTTCTCGGCCTCGGCGCGCAGCCGCCGAGCCCCGAGTGGGGCTTCATGGTCGCGTCGGGCCGCAACGTGCTGCTCGACGCCTGGTGGGTCGCGACGCTGCCCGGCATCGCGATTCTGCTCGTGAGCCTGGCATTCAACCTGCTCGGCGACGGGCTGCGCGACGTCTTCGATCCCCGCCATGGAGCATGA
- a CDS encoding ABC transporter permease codes for MSTPASSLEALRTLPARRPAVRWALRVLRWALTLAVTFAGLLALTFVIGRKVPIDPVLAILGDRASAEAYAAERIALGLDKPLVTQFLIYVRDVLHGNLGVSLLTANPVLDDIKRVFPATLELATIATLIGIAIGVPLGVAAAVKHNRPIDHIARFVGLIGNSVPVFWLGLMGLLLFYARLHWVGGPGRLDPVYDGMVDPRTGSLLIDAALAGEWDVFRNAVSHIALPAAILGYYSVAYLSRMTRSFMLDQLSQEYIVTARAKGLPERRVIWRHAFGNIAVPLLTVIALTYSNLLEGSVLTEIVFAWPGLGSYLTGALLNADMNAVLGATLVIGAMFITVNLLTDALYRVFDPRAR; via the coding sequence ATGTCGACTCCCGCCTCCTCCCTCGAAGCACTGCGCACGCTGCCCGCGCGGCGCCCGGCCGTCCGCTGGGCACTGCGCGTGCTGCGCTGGGCGCTCACGCTCGCCGTCACGTTCGCGGGGCTGCTCGCGCTGACGTTCGTGATCGGCCGCAAGGTGCCGATCGATCCCGTGCTCGCGATCCTCGGCGATCGTGCGTCGGCCGAGGCATACGCGGCCGAACGCATCGCGCTCGGGCTCGACAAGCCGCTCGTCACGCAATTCCTGATCTATGTACGCGACGTGCTGCACGGCAATCTCGGCGTATCGCTGCTGACGGCGAACCCGGTGCTCGACGACATCAAGCGCGTGTTCCCGGCCACGCTCGAACTCGCGACGATCGCGACGCTGATCGGCATCGCGATCGGCGTGCCGCTCGGCGTCGCGGCCGCCGTGAAGCACAACCGGCCGATCGACCACATCGCGCGCTTCGTCGGGCTGATCGGCAATTCGGTGCCCGTGTTCTGGCTCGGGCTGATGGGGCTGCTGCTGTTCTACGCGCGGCTGCACTGGGTCGGCGGGCCGGGCCGGCTCGACCCCGTGTACGACGGAATGGTCGACCCGCGCACGGGCAGCCTGCTGATCGATGCGGCGCTCGCGGGCGAGTGGGACGTGTTCCGCAACGCGGTGTCGCACATCGCGCTGCCGGCCGCGATCCTCGGCTACTACTCGGTGGCCTACCTGAGCCGCATGACGCGCTCGTTCATGCTCGACCAGCTGAGCCAGGAATACATCGTCACCGCGCGCGCGAAAGGCTTGCCGGAGCGGCGCGTGATCTGGCGGCATGCGTTCGGCAACATCGCCGTGCCGCTCCTGACCGTGATCGCGCTCACGTACAGCAACCTGCTCGAAGGCTCGGTGCTGACCGAAATCGTGTTCGCGTGGCCGGGGCTTGGCTCGTACCTGACCGGCGCGCTGCTGAACGCCGACATGAACGCGGTGCTCGGTGCGACGCTCGTGATCGGCGCGATGTTCATCACCGTCAACCTGCTGACCGACGCGCTGTACCGCGTGTTCGATCCGCGTGCGCGCTGA